The following proteins are encoded in a genomic region of Novosphingobium sp. PP1Y:
- a CDS encoding amine dehydrogenase large subunit, whose amino-acid sequence MRLTHASIALGLLSLTPSPNASAQDPGKFAQPLPVEEVPSVQSLPPLYPKDWVLIQDFHFNALIDGRLAIVDTKSPDLPLKGTLRAAQFANVLYSRSKNEIYTSETFYSRLTRGERTDAITIWDTATLQPKGEIVLPGGKRQQSVTYTGVFQFTNAEKWALIANFTPAQSVTVVDLDGRKVLGEIDLPGCTHIYPTGNRGFSSLCADGSMISVALDENGSVASSATIANVQDIDKQPLFGMPAMVGRTAWFVSYYGELRGFDLSGDVARPTGSASVGTASGGDPEWRPGGWQVIASDARGLLYVLMTPHGREGSHKDGGTQVWVIDPATGTRARRIDLEGMATSIAVTREDAPQLVIARPDGAIAVFDAATGKPVRNLGATVAFNPLVIMPVQ is encoded by the coding sequence ATGCGCCTGACGCATGCCTCGATTGCACTTGGCTTATTGTCGCTAACGCCTTCTCCAAACGCCTCCGCCCAGGACCCGGGCAAGTTCGCGCAGCCGCTGCCGGTGGAAGAGGTTCCCAGCGTTCAGTCATTGCCTCCCCTCTATCCGAAGGACTGGGTCCTTATTCAGGATTTCCACTTCAACGCCCTGATCGACGGGCGCCTGGCGATTGTCGATACGAAATCGCCGGACTTGCCACTCAAGGGTACTTTGCGGGCTGCGCAGTTCGCGAACGTTTTGTATTCACGCTCGAAGAACGAGATCTACACCTCGGAAACCTTCTATTCGCGGCTTACCCGTGGCGAACGCACCGACGCGATTACGATCTGGGATACGGCTACGCTGCAACCGAAAGGTGAAATCGTACTGCCAGGCGGCAAGCGCCAGCAGTCGGTGACCTATACCGGGGTCTTCCAGTTCACCAACGCCGAGAAATGGGCACTCATCGCCAATTTCACGCCGGCACAATCGGTCACGGTAGTCGATCTCGACGGCCGCAAGGTCCTCGGAGAAATCGACCTTCCCGGCTGCACGCATATCTACCCAACGGGCAACCGCGGCTTCAGCAGTCTTTGCGCCGATGGCTCGATGATCTCGGTCGCCCTCGACGAGAACGGCAGCGTTGCCAGCTCGGCGACGATCGCAAACGTCCAGGACATCGACAAGCAGCCGCTCTTCGGAATGCCAGCCATGGTCGGGCGCACGGCGTGGTTCGTCAGCTACTACGGCGAACTGCGCGGGTTCGATCTGTCGGGCGATGTAGCCCGACCGACCGGCTCGGCCAGCGTCGGCACTGCTTCCGGCGGCGATCCAGAGTGGCGTCCCGGCGGCTGGCAGGTTATTGCCAGCGATGCCAGGGGTCTGCTCTACGTCCTGATGACCCCCCATGGCCGCGAAGGCAGCCACAAGGACGGCGGCACGCAGGTCTGGGTGATCGATCCCGCGACCGGCACGCGGGCACGCCGGATTGACCTTGAGGGCATGGCAACATCGATCGCGGTTACCCGCGAGGACGCGCCGCAACTTGTCATTGCCCGGCCCGATGGCGCAATTGCCGTGTTCGACGCTGCAACCGGAAAGCCGGTGCGCAATCTCGGCGCGACCGTTGCCTTCAACCCGCTCGTCATCATGCCGGTGCAGTGA
- a CDS encoding TetR/AcrR family transcriptional regulator — protein sequence MADSNKLTITVEDLAFPPRLGGYTKGHETREEILRSALQILVDEGYRAMSMRRVATECGMKFGNLTYHFPTREDLVRELLDAVISSYELAFDEISHRPGVDPRERLTEMCELILEDIRTKKTTRIFPELWALSNHDPFVLARVQDLYRRARAPLIEIIGEMRPDLHQEDRECIALFISVSMEGTTPFAGHEKPFEPRMPAIGKIAIHSFISLVETYPGSGHAK from the coding sequence ATGGCCGATAGCAATAAATTGACTATCACTGTCGAAGATCTGGCCTTCCCGCCGCGACTGGGCGGCTACACCAAGGGCCACGAAACACGCGAGGAAATCCTGCGATCGGCGCTTCAGATCCTGGTCGACGAAGGGTACCGGGCCATGAGCATGCGTCGAGTCGCGACCGAGTGCGGCATGAAGTTCGGAAACCTGACATACCACTTTCCCACTCGCGAAGATCTCGTGCGCGAATTGCTGGACGCTGTGATCAGCAGCTACGAGCTTGCCTTCGACGAGATATCACATCGGCCTGGCGTTGATCCGCGCGAGCGCCTCACCGAGATGTGCGAGTTGATCCTTGAGGACATTCGCACGAAGAAGACGACGCGGATCTTCCCCGAGTTATGGGCCCTTTCCAACCACGATCCTTTCGTCCTTGCCCGCGTCCAGGACCTCTATCGAAGGGCCCGCGCGCCTCTTATCGAGATTATCGGCGAAATGCGGCCCGATCTTCATCAGGAAGATCGTGAATGCATAGCCCTGTTCATCTCGGTCTCGATGGAAGGCACGACCCCTTTCGCAGGCCATGAGAAGCCATTCGAGCCCCGCATGCCGGCGATAGGGAAGATCGCCATCCACTCGTTCATTTC